The Dehalococcoidia bacterium DNA window CATGTGCATCCGCCGCTGCGCGCCGAGGCCGCGGCGGCGCGGCCGTTCGCCGCCTTCTTCAGCGAGGTCGACGACCCGGACCTGCTCGAAATGCACCTGCCGCACAGCCGCTTCTTCCGCCGGGCGCTGCGCGAGCTTGCCGAGCTGCTTGGCTGCGACGACACAACCGAGGCTGTGCAGGCGGCGCGCGCGGCGCTGGGGCCGGAGAAGCTGCTGCGGCGCTGCATCGAGGCGGGCAATGTCACCGGCCTGGTGGTGGACGACGGCTATCCATCTCCGGATGAGGCGTTATCCGTGGCGGAGATGGCGCACGCGGGCGGCTGCGCGGCGCTGCGTGTGCTGCGGCTGGAAACGCTGGTTGGGCAGCTCGTGCAGGAGCACGAGCAGGTGCAGAGCCTGATCGACGGGCTCTGGCTGGCGCTGGACGCGGCCTGGAAGTTCGGCACGGTGGCGCTGAAAAGCATCGTCGCCTACCGCTGCGGGCTGGCCTACTTCCGGCCGACGCCGGAGGAGGCCGCGGCGGGCCTGCGCGCCGAGCGCGAGCGGCTGGGCGAGGGCCGGGTGCGTCTGACCGATCCGCGCCTGCTGTTCACGACCCTGCGCGCCGCGATCAACTGGGCGGGTGAGCGCGAGCTGCCGCTGCAGATTCACACCGGCTACGGCGACCGCGACCTCGATCTGGCACGCGCCAACCCGGCGCTGCTGCGGCCGCTGTTGGACGAGCCGGTGACGGGCGGCTGCCGCATCGTGCTGCTGCACGCCAGCTACCCGTACTGCCGCGCGGCCAGTTATCTCGCCGCCATGTACCGCAACGTCTACGTCGATTTCTCCGAGGCGAACCCGATGCTGCCGGCCGGCGAGCTGGCGCGCGTGATCGAGGAGTTGCTGGCGCTGGCGCCGGCGACGAAGGTGCTGTACGGCTCCGACGCCTGGGGCATCCCAGACTGGATCTACCTGGGCGCCCGCCACGGGCGCGCCGCGCTCGCCGCCGCGCTGCACGGCGACCCCGACGCCGAGGCGATCGCCCGGCGCGTGCTGCGCGACAACGCGGCCCAGCTGTACGGGTTCGTGTAGGGCGCGGCGGAGCTACGCCCCCTGTGCGGCGATCGCGTCGATCTGGCGGGCGTGGTCGAGATCGTGCACGCGCAGGAACAGCAGCGCCGCCTTCCAGTTCAGCGGGCCGAACCACTGGTGCTCGATCGCGGCCTGGTCGAGGTGTGCGGCGGGGTCGGCGGCGACCGCGGCGGCGAACAGCGCCTCGCGCTCGGCCAGCAGTAGCTCACGGGCGCGGGCGAGGCTGAGATCGGCGCCGTTGTGCTCCAGCCGGTCTTCGAAGAGGGCGGGCGCGGCCTGCCGCTGCTCGACCGTCTCCACGATGCGGCGGCCGACGCCGGCGCCGGAGCCGATCACGTGCTGCAGAACTTCGGCGACGGACCATTCGCCGGCAGCCGGCGCCTTACCCAGCCGCGCGGCGGGCACGCGCCCGGCGGCGGCCAGCACCGTGCCCTGCGACTCACGCACCTTCTCGACGATCTCGGCCGGCGACAGCTTCTCACCCTGCGCGAGCAGATAGGCGCGCACACGGGCGAACTGCTGCTCACGCGTTTCCGCCTGCTGCTCGGCCATCGCGCCCTCCTCGCGCCGCTCGGGCGCGGCACGATCACGATAGTCCACGCCCCACCCCCGATCCAGCGAGTGCGACGAGGAAAGAGGCAAGAGATCACAAGAGATGATAGGAAATAGGGGACGTTCGTCTCTCTGTCCTCGCTCCTCGATCCTTCGCCCGGCGCCGGGTGTCGCGGCCTCACCCCCCACCCCTCTCCATGGAATGGAGAGGGGGGCTACGGCCGGCGCCCTACGCCCTCTATCCCCTGTTCCCTGTTCCCTACAGGTGCTACCGTCGCCCTGTGAGCGGCATCTGGCCCGAGGCGGACGCATCGGAACTGCTCGTGCTTTCGGGCGCGGACTTGCAGCGCCTGCTGGAACGTGACGCCCTGATCGCGGCGATGGCCGAGGCGATGCGTGCCTATTCGAGCGGCGCGGCGTTGGCGCCGC harbors:
- a CDS encoding amidohydrolase family protein translates to MSRFDDIPLIDNHVHPPLRAEAAAARPFAAFFSEVDDPDLLEMHLPHSRFFRRALRELAELLGCDDTTEAVQAARAALGPEKLLRRCIEAGNVTGLVVDDGYPSPDEALSVAEMAHAGGCAALRVLRLETLVGQLVQEHEQVQSLIDGLWLALDAAWKFGTVALKSIVAYRCGLAYFRPTPEEAAAGLRAERERLGEGRVRLTDPRLLFTTLRAAINWAGERELPLQIHTGYGDRDLDLARANPALLRPLLDEPVTGGCRIVLLHASYPYCRAASYLAAMYRNVYVDFSEANPMLPAGELARVIEELLALAPATKVLYGSDAWGIPDWIYLGARHGRAALAAALHGDPDAEAIARRVLRDNAAQLYGFV
- a CDS encoding DinB family protein, whose amino-acid sequence is MAEQQAETREQQFARVRAYLLAQGEKLSPAEIVEKVRESQGTVLAAAGRVPAARLGKAPAAGEWSVAEVLQHVIGSGAGVGRRIVETVEQRQAAPALFEDRLEHNGADLSLARARELLLAEREALFAAAVAADPAAHLDQAAIEHQWFGPLNWKAALLFLRVHDLDHARQIDAIAAQGA